A genomic window from Streptomyces broussonetiae includes:
- a CDS encoding SDR family oxidoreductase yields MSGPLNDRVALVAGATRGAGRGIAVELGAAGATVYVTGRSTRTRRSEYDRPETIEDTADLVTAAGGTGIGVPVDHLDHGAVRTLVDRIADEQGRLDILVNDIWGGENLFEWNTPVWEHDLDNGLRLLRLAVETHAVTSHYALPLLLRRPGGLVVEVTDGTADYNRDTYRVNFFYDLAKAGVLRMAFALGHELGPRGATALALTPGWLRSELMLDAYGVREDNWRDALVREPHFAISETPRFAGRAVAALATDPDVARFNGQSLSSGGLARVYGFTDLDGSRPDAWRYLVEVQDTGRPADVTGYR; encoded by the coding sequence ATGTCAGGACCGCTCAACGACAGGGTGGCGCTGGTCGCCGGGGCGACCCGGGGCGCCGGACGCGGCATCGCCGTGGAACTCGGCGCGGCCGGCGCCACCGTCTACGTCACCGGCCGCAGCACCCGCACCCGGCGCTCGGAGTACGACCGCCCCGAGACCATCGAGGACACCGCCGACCTCGTCACCGCGGCGGGCGGAACCGGGATCGGCGTCCCCGTCGACCACCTGGACCACGGCGCCGTACGGACCCTGGTGGACCGCATCGCGGACGAACAGGGCCGGCTGGACATCCTCGTCAACGACATCTGGGGCGGCGAGAACCTCTTCGAGTGGAACACCCCGGTCTGGGAGCACGACCTGGACAACGGGCTCAGGCTCCTGCGGCTCGCGGTCGAGACCCACGCCGTCACCAGCCACTACGCGCTGCCCCTGCTGCTGCGCCGGCCCGGCGGCCTGGTCGTGGAAGTCACCGACGGCACCGCCGACTACAACCGCGACACCTACCGCGTGAACTTCTTCTACGACCTCGCCAAGGCCGGCGTCCTGCGCATGGCCTTCGCGCTCGGCCACGAGCTGGGCCCGCGCGGCGCCACCGCCCTCGCGCTCACCCCGGGCTGGCTGCGCTCGGAGCTGATGCTCGACGCATACGGAGTGCGCGAGGACAACTGGCGTGACGCCCTCGTCCGCGAACCGCACTTCGCCATCTCCGAGACCCCGCGCTTCGCCGGCCGCGCCGTTGCCGCCCTGGCCACCGATCCCGACGTTGCCCGCTTCAACGGGCAGTCCCTGTCCAGCGGCGGACTCGCCCGGGTGTACGGCTTCACCGACCTCGACGGCAGCCGGCCCGACGCCTGGCGGTACCTGGTCGAGGTGCAGGACACGGGCAGGCCCGCCGATGTCACCGGCTACCGGTGA
- a CDS encoding SDR family NAD(P)-dependent oxidoreductase, protein MTDHSRFTGHGVLVTGAARGIGAAVARRLAEEGGLVLLTDRDLPEAGRAAVSLRQQGLVAEALACDVADRLSVQAAVAHAVAAFGSLDVLVNCAAHCTPDAPLFEDDPDEAWARDLDITLTGVQRCCRAALPHLAASGRGAIVSIGSVNGLQDFGNHAYSAAKAGLSSLTRTLAGHAAARGVRVNLVAPGTVRTSAWEGRADELDAIRTLYPLGRIGEPEDIAAAVAFLASRDAAWITGTTLVVDGGLTAVNTGFHAALRQRPDGVRAAARPAHRDPEAGTGR, encoded by the coding sequence ATGACCGATCACAGCCGTTTCACCGGACACGGAGTTCTCGTCACGGGCGCGGCCCGCGGTATCGGCGCGGCCGTCGCCCGCCGGCTCGCCGAGGAGGGCGGCCTGGTCCTGCTGACCGACCGTGACCTGCCCGAGGCCGGGCGAGCCGCGGTGTCCCTGCGTCAACAGGGCCTGGTCGCGGAGGCGTTGGCGTGCGACGTCGCCGACCGCCTGTCGGTGCAGGCCGCCGTCGCGCACGCCGTCGCCGCGTTCGGCTCGCTGGACGTGCTGGTCAACTGCGCCGCCCACTGCACGCCGGACGCCCCGCTGTTCGAGGACGACCCCGACGAGGCGTGGGCGCGCGACCTCGACATCACCCTCACCGGCGTCCAGCGCTGCTGCCGGGCCGCGCTGCCCCACCTCGCCGCCTCCGGGCGCGGCGCGATCGTCAGCATCGGCTCCGTGAACGGCCTGCAGGACTTCGGCAACCACGCCTACAGCGCCGCCAAGGCCGGCCTCTCCTCGCTGACCCGGACCCTGGCCGGGCATGCGGCGGCCCGGGGTGTACGGGTGAACCTCGTGGCGCCGGGTACGGTCCGCACCTCGGCGTGGGAGGGCCGCGCCGACGAACTCGACGCCATCCGGACCCTGTACCCGCTCGGCCGCATCGGCGAGCCCGAGGACATCGCCGCCGCGGTCGCCTTCCTCGCCTCACGTGACGCCGCGTGGATCACCGGGACGACGCTGGTGGTCGATGGCGGTCTGACGGCGGTGAACACGGGCTTCCACGCGGCGCTGCGGCAGCGCCCGGACGGGGTGCGGGCGGCGGCGCGACCGGCCCACCGCGACCCGGAGGCGGGAACGGGCCGGTAG